A portion of the Zootoca vivipara chromosome 6, rZooViv1.1, whole genome shotgun sequence genome contains these proteins:
- the ARRDC5 gene encoding arrestin domain-containing protein 5: MSVVKSIELVIPKDVYVAGSVVEGQLVLSLHSTLVDPLVKVELIGRGYLEWIEEANVEKDYSQPGTCVNKADYVHKTKTFKIERNWLGPGVHPFDFHFVLPPRIPSTFTSRVGRISYFLQGVCATRELILRKQKKYLLVQGISVFRQDVVTSEFPLVVEVEKALLYNCCFKSSPITLRLSLGQSIYAPGDDITFTTEITNRSGKSIKKVVFALHSVVLYKAFNLRAEKRTLEQREEMMRLESHIGSGSPCEATKINSTLSLPKVMSVSSSCKSDDIMDVGYELTATVHFPWCMSTLAAKIPIIIRNEIVGVQE, translated from the exons ATGTCGGTGGTGAAGTCCATCGAGCTGGTGATTCCGAAGGATGTGTACGTAGCCGGCTCGGTGGTGGAAGGGCAGCTGGTTCTTAGCCTCCACAGCACCCTGGTGGACCCCCTGGTGAAAGTCGAGCTGATCGGAAGGGGCTACCTCGAGTGGATCGAAGAGGCCAACGTCGAGAAGGACTACAGCCAGCCGGGGACCTGCGTCAACAAGGCAGATTACGTCCACAAGACAAAAACTTTCAAGATAGAGC GGAACTGGCTGGGTCCGGGTGTCCACCCTTTTGATTTCCACTTCGTCTTGCCtcccaggatcccttccacctTCACAAGCCGGGTCGGACGGATCAGCTACTTCCTCCAAGGCGTCTGCGCAACGAGGGAGCTTATTCTCCGGAAGCAGAAGAAGTACCTGCTGGTTCAAGGGATCTCCGTCTTCAGGCAGGACGTTGTCACATCGGAG TTCCCCTTGGTGGTGGAAGTCGAGAAGGCCCTCCTGTACAACTGCTGCTTCAAGAGCTCCCCCATCACCCTACGCCTCTCCCTTGGCCAAAGCATCTACGCGCCGGGAGATGACATCACTTTCACAACGGAGATCACCAACCGGTCAGGGAAGTCCATTAAGAAAGTGGTCTTTGCCCTGCACTCCGTGGTCCTCTACAAAGCCTTCAACCTCCGGGCCGAGAAGCGCACCTTGGAGCAGCGCGAGGAGATGATGCGCCTGGAGTCTCACATTGGGAGTGGGTCCCCCTGCGAGGCCACCAAGATCAACAGCACCCTCTCCCTGCCCAAAGTCATGTCTGTCAGCAGCTCATGCAAGTCCGACGACATCATGGATGTCGGGTACGAGTTGACGGCCACCGTCCACTTCCCCTGGTGCATGAGCACCTTGGCGGCAAAGATCCCCATTATTATCCGGAATGAAATCGTAGGTGTTCAGGAATAA